A window from Cottoperca gobio unplaced genomic scaffold, fCotGob3.1 fCotGob3_184arrow_ctg1, whole genome shotgun sequence encodes these proteins:
- the LOC115004772 gene encoding UPF0606 protein KIAA1549 has translation MDPKNPPGPGSRMEPRTCRRTVAVILLVAGTLVSMVTSSSPATGVLDFKRTAESPSLPSSPSSPPRPLAPSPLSDSGYHGGAGSAEDSDSGAQGIHLLLRPPDLLSPSLLPPLPPHAQPTFTPPPPWEHGPSLEEAWGSGDYLETLSFMVPDGEELTLATPLPNHPYDEDDGGDWVSYDTAFPARPTVPISSRLPLSPSSSTPSITLHTRPTHPDIFPTWDEDYDLEDLMPLEPTELLLPDMNSMEYYTNMLAQEREKEREREREREREREGQRGRGRDQDRVNRTDSKPPITPTTTQTQRPPTTPSPSSGSPPGWESKHPPERPTSLLTLSPTLTGKEKPPLPSATVKIVSSAAPKPKDEAPTLGRHPPPQPPSNITGRVPPPPPLGPPTRPDRPERLPAVTEKPVKAPPPTTTSTTRATTTTTAITTTQNTAISLTRAPPLTTARVTPPARQYLCNITKPEMYLVRVVSSKGSSAGFTAVRDLLKREFNRSVELQFLRTPSSFAFRVVSGPLIFTTMSVINALRQLPRSSSPVPSVSPLYTVPDLRYQIHSVLQFVPTHVDVRVCNFSQRVERGLTMAYAETRRRTHEAGNVTVQLLNITTTVTGPVTVVVAPAKVSVDITFAVRDGRGYLLGSEVSKHLRKLSLVEFSFYIGFPALQIAEPFHYPELNTSHHLRSTWVRTVLLGVQELTVAEKSFKARLERRLALLLEEGLQTPSRRRWRRATAVGNNSLQVVRVARLSGPERPLEVFYFVEGPGGQRLPAEATALTLNRLDLQRAAIVLGHRVQKPIAQPVETLSISPAETQSSSIWLIVGVVVPVLLAVFIIIILYWKLCGSEKLEFQPDAINTIQQRQKLQAPSVKGFDFAKLHLGQHSKDDIMVIQEPGPLPAPAKEATPSDVGDLNTPKSKGSSTKVARSSRRRGRLSPSDGDSLGSDQSSGRESAEESTRPVAMPSEGKQHRKTPKNGRNKMGSGPDELLSSSSIFDHVDRLSRGSSDGTRRQANKVQLIAMQPRPSPPQPHGPSHLSPTLTEKVSTEVALRHKSEIEHHRNKLRQRAKRRGQCEFPSMDDIMDAFGEGPVQSEVAQRLYSSAHDHMDCILQADAHSPPTPTDSRRRGRRSPRGRRSQPGPGSLPDTDRDRLLTDHSATYRKYPGFNNVAYMSDPDLPPDHGSPSPTDEVFDSAPPPPPYMPPQPSIEEARQQMHSLLDDAFALVSPSSQGSAGVSGVSPALPSPSPQPRPPGRQWGSYPAAPAYSPFSARYAELGMSPTSMQGLLQRQGLSSGGYVSTGEQLQESVYSSRGQYDDPPSSSRPRPVGGSTGAQLHHLTQVGLSSQISAYPGVGRSMSGPTGSSWNQQHSDQDLSRPRASRESVLSFPEFSSSSVFQMPSSALRDPSAPPLLLTSPTPEYPPEDASPSAHTSASLIKAIREELRRLAQKQAAITSYP, from the exons ATGGACCCTAAGAACCCGCCGGGCCCCGGCTCGAGGATGGAGCCCAGAACCTGCAGACGCACCGTCGCCGTGATCCTGCTGGTGGCCGGCACACTGGTGTCCATGGTGACTTCAAGCTCACCTGCTACAG GTGTGCTGGACTTCAAAAGGACAGCAGAGTCTCCATCTCTTCCTtcatccccctcctcccctcccagACCCCTGGCCCCCAGCCCGCTCTCAGACTCTGGTTACCACGGTGGTGCAGGCTCGGCGGAGGACTCAGACTCTGGTGCTCAGGGGATCCACCTCCTGCTGAGACCGCCAGACCTACTGTCCCCCAGCCTCCTCCCGCCCCTGCCCCCACATGCCCAGCCCACAttcacccctcctcccccctggGAGCACGGCCCTTCCCTGGAGGAGGCCTGGGGCTCCGGAGACTACCTGGAGACTCTGTCCTTCATGGTACCTGATGGCGAGGAGCTGACGCTCGCCACGCCGCTGCCCAACCACCCCTACGACGAGGACGACGGCGGGGACTGGGTCTCTTACGACACTGCCTTTCCCGCCCGTCCCACCGTACCCATCTCCTCCCGCTTAcctctctcaccctcctcctccacccccagCATCACCCTGCACACTCGGCCCACCCATCCCGACATCTTCCCCACCTGGGACGAGGACTACGACCTGGAGGATCTGATGCCTCTGGAGCCGACAGAGCTGCTCCTGCCGGACATGAACAGCATGGAGTACTACACAAACATGCTGgcccaggagagagagaaggagagggagagagagagggagagagagagggagagagagggacagaggggaaGGGGTAGAGACCAGGACCGGGTCAACCGGACTGACTCCAAACCCCCCATCACCCCCACAACAACCCAAACCCAACGCCCTCCTACAACCCCGTCCCCAAGCTCCGGTTCTCCTCCAGGATGGGAGTCCAAGCATCCCCCAGAGCGGCCCACCTCTCTGCTCACCCTCTCACCTACACTCACAGGTAAGGAGAAGCCACCTCTGCCATCAGCCACCGTCAAAATCGTTTCTTCTGCTGCTCCAAAACCTAAAGATGAAGCCCCAACCCTGGGCAGACACCCTCCTCCTCAACCCCCTTCCAACATCACCGGCCGGGTGCCTCCCCCTCCCCCGCTGGGGCCACCCACCCGCCCCGACAGACCGGAAAGGCTTCCAGCAGTCACAGAGAAGCCAGTGAAGGCTCCCCCgcccaccaccaccagcactACCAGGGCAACAACCACAACCACCGCCATCACCACCACCCAGAACACAGCCATCAGCCTGACCAGAGCGCCTCCCCTCACCACGGCCAGAGTGACCCCGCCTGCTAGACAGTACCTATGCAACATCACCAAGCCGGAGATGTACCTGGTCCGAGTCG TCAGCTCCAAAGGTTCATCAGCAGGCTTCACTGCAGTCAGAGATCTTCTGAAGAGAGAGTTCAACCGCTCCGTGGAGCTCCAG TTCCTCAGAACACCGTCCAGTTTTGCCTTCCGGGTCGTGTCTGGACCGCTGATCTTCACCACCATGTCCGTCATCAATGCCCTCCGCCAGCTGCCGCGCAGCTCCAGCCCTGTTCCCTCCGTGTCGCCGCTCTACACCGTGCCGGACCTCCGGTACCAGATCCACTCGGTACTTCAGTTTGTTCCCACACACGTAGACGTACGAGTCTGCAACTTCAGCCAGCGGGTCGAGAGAGGTCTGACGATGGCGTACGCAGAGACACGGAGACGAACACATGAGGCGGGAAACGTCACCGTACAG CTGTTGAACATCACCACGACTGTGACCGGGCCGGTGACAGTGGTGGTGGCACCAGCGAAGGTTTCCGTTGACATCACCTTTGCAGTGCGAGACGGGCGAGGCTACCTgctggggtcagaggtcagcaaACACCTGAGGAAGCTCAGCCTGGTCGAGTTCAGCTTCTACATCGGATTTCCTGCCCTGCAGATCGCAGAac CTTTCCATTACCCTGAGCTGAACACGTCCCACCACCTGCGCTCCACCTGGGTCCGTACAG tgctgTTGGGCGTTCAGGAGCTGACGGTGGCTGAGAAAAGTTTTAAAGCTCGTCTGGAGAGAcgtctggctctgctgctggaggagggaCTGCAGACACCCAGCAGGAGGCGCTGGAGGAGAGCTACAGCCGTGGGAAACAACAGTCTGCAG GTGGTGCGGGTGGCGCGGCTGTCAGGCCCGGAGCGCCCCCTGGAGGTCTTTTATTTTGTGGAGGGTCCAGGTGGACAGCGGCTTCCAGCCGAGGCCACGGCGCTCACCCTGAACCGACTGGACCTGCAGAGAGCAGCCATCGTCCTCGGACACCGAGTCCAGAAACCCATTGCCCAAC CTGTGGAGACGCTCTCCATCTCCCCGGCGGAGACCCAGAGCAGCAGTATCTGGCTGATTGTGGGCGTGGTGGTCCCGGTGCTGCTGGCggtcttcatcatcatcatcctctacTGGAAGCTGTGCGGCTCCGAGAAGCTCGAGTTCCAGCCAGACGCCATCAATACCATCCAGCAGAGGCAGAAG CTTCAGGCTCCCAGCGTGAAAGGCTTCGACTTTGCAAAGCTGCACCTCGGTCAGCACAGCAAAGACGACATCATGGTGATCCAGGAGCCCGGCCCGCTGCCCGCGCCCGCAAAGGAGGCCACGCCCTCCGACGTCGGGGACCTCAACACCCCCAAATCTAAAGGCTCATCCACCAAGGTGGCACGGTCCAGCCGCCGCAGGGGCAG GCTCAGCCCGTCAGACGGAGACTCTTTAGGCAGCGACCAATCGAGCGGTAGAGAATCTGCAGAAGAAAGCACACGACCCGTGGCCATGCCCAGCGAGGGGAAGCAGCACAGGAAGACGCCTAAGAATG GGAGGAACAAGATGG GCAGTGGTCCAGACGAGCttctctcctcgtcctccatCTTCGACCACGTCGACCGTCTGTCTCGTGGCTCATCTGACGGCACGCGTCGCCAGGCCAACAAGGTGCAACTGATCGCCATGCAGCCGCGCCCGAGCCCGCCACAGCCACACGGCCCGTCCCATCTGAGCCCCACCCTCACCGAGAAGGTCAGCACAGAG GTGGCGCTGAGACACAAGTCTGAGATCGAGCATCACAGGAACAAACTTCGGCAGCGCGCCAAGAGGCGGGGTCAGTGTGAGTTTCCCTCCATGGACGACATCATGGACGCATTCGGAGAAGGGCCGGTGCAGAGCGAGGTGGCGCAGCGGCTCTATAGCTCCGCCCACGACCACATGGACTGCATCCTGCAGGCCGACGCTCACTCACCCCCCACGCCTACCGACTCCAGGAGGAG AGGGAGGCGCTCTCCTCGGGGCCGACGGTCTCAGCCAGGACCTGGAAGTCTTCCTGATACAGACAGAGACCGGCTGCTCACCGACCACAGCGCCACCTACAGGAAATACCCAGGATTCAACAACGTGGCCTACATG TCTGACCCTGACCTGCCCCCGGACCAcggcagcccctcccccaccgACGAGGTGTTTGACTCCGCACCACCCCCACCTCCCTACATGCCCCCCCAGCCCTCCATCGAGGAGGCGCGGCAGCAGATGCACTCCCTTCTGGACGACGCCTTCGCCCTGGTGTCGCCATCCTCGCAGGGCAGCGCCGGGGTGAGCGGGGTAAGCCCTGCCCTGCCCAGCCCCTCCCCCCAGCCTCGCCCCCCAGGCAGGCAGTGGGGCTCTTACCCAGCTGCCCCCGCTTACAGCCCCTTCTCTGCT AGATATGCAGAGCTGGGAATGTCTCCCACGTCAATGCAGGGCCTGCTGCAGAG GCAGGGCCTGAGCTCAGGAGGGTATGTTTCTACTGGAGAGCAGCTGCAAGAGTCTGTTtactccagcagggggcagtacGATGACCCCCCTTCCTCGTCCAGACCACGACCTGTAGGGGGCAGCACAG GTGCACAGCTCCACCACCTGACCCAGGTGGGTTTGTCCAGTCAGATCAGTGCGTACCCCGGGGTGGGTCGCAGCATGTCGGGACCCACCGGCTCCAGCTGGAACCAGCAGCACTCGGACCAGGACCTGAGCAGACCCAGAGCcagcagagagagt GTGCTGTCATTTCCTGAGTTCTCCTCTTCGTCTGTTTTCCAGATGCCCAGCTCCGCATTGCGGGATCCGTCGGCTCCGcctctcctcctgacctcaccTACTCCAGAGTACCCGCCAGAGGACGCTTCGCCCTCCGCCCACACCTCCGCCTCCCTAATAAAGGCAATCAGGGAGGAACTGCGACGTCTGGCCCAGAAACAGGCTGCAATAACCAGCTACCCTTAG
- the svopl gene encoding putative transporter SVOPL, with protein sequence MVPPDLPEWIVLLEVLQWLSLLKFCSESSLLKFCSGSSLLKFCSGSSLLKFCSGSSLLNSAVDPPSGPSVVLAVSLIPSVLIDHLLPSTLPSATGIRSPFINHIHEVFALSTAGGEKERGSWRILLSSAFRRTSLLLWYSWFVASFTYYGSVLSSSELLEKNLLCVTDPDRDHQIKHHQESGLCYCIPFKLNDYQTLLISCLGEVALVPINICLLNVLGRKMSMTVLQLAAAILFMLLNICTSMFGFTVLLFLLRSLVSMNFNVVYIYTAEVYPTVARSLGMGFCTSFSRIGGMIAPFIAQVLMSQSVILALSPFAVACGICALGNFLLPIETRGRALLQNS encoded by the exons ATGGTCCCTCCTGACCTTCCAGAGTGGATCGTGCTACTTGAAGTTCTGCAGTGGTTATCTCTCCTGAAGTTCTGCAGTGAATCATCCCTCCTGAAGTTCTGCAGTGGATCATCCCTCCTGAAGTTCTGCAGTGGATCGTCCCTCCTGAAGTTCTGCAGTGGATCATCCCTCCTGAA TTCTGCAGTGGACCCTCCCTCTGGACCTTCTGTGGTGCTAGCCGTCAGCCTCATACCATCCGTCCTCATTGACCACTTATTGCCTTCCACACTCCCATCAGCCACGGGGATCAGGTCTCCGTTCATAAACCATATCCATGAGGTCTTTGCACTGTCGACAGCTGGAGGTGAA aaaGAAAGAGGCAGCTGGAGGATTCTGCTCAGTTCAGCGTTCAGGAGGACATCTCTACTGCTGTGGTACTCCTG GTTTGTGGCATCCTTTACGTACTACGGCTCGGTGCTGAGCAGCTCGGAGCTGCTGGAGAAGAACTTGTTGTGTGTGACGGACCCAGACCGAGACCATCAGATCAAACACCACCAAGAGAGCGGTTTGTGTTACTGCATCCCCTTCAAACTCAACGACTACCAGACGCTGCTCATCAGCTGCCTGGGCGAGGTCGCAT TGGTTCCCATAAACATCTGTCTGCTGAACGTGTTGGGACGGAAGATGAGTATGACCGTGCTGCAGCTGGCGGCGGCCATTTTGTTCATGTTGCTCAACATCTGCACCAGCAT gTTTGGGTTCACGGTGTTGCTGTTCCTGCTCCGGTCTCTGGTCTCCATGAACTTTAATGTGGTTTATATTTACACCGCTGAG GTGTACCCCACCGTGGCTCGCTCTCTTGGGATGGGCTTCTGCACGTCCTTTAGTCGGATCGGAGGAATGATCGCTCCGTTCATCGCTCAG GTGCTGATGTCTCAGTCGGTGATTCTGGCTCTCAGTCCGTTCGCGGTGGCTTGTGGGATCTGCGCTCTGGGAAACTTTCTGCTGCCGATAGAAACACGAGGACGAGCTCTGCTG caAAACTCCTGA